TGCTCGCCGAGTCGAGGGCGGGCATTCCTCGGAGCAGGGTCTTCGGAGCGCCGGGTGCCCAAGGGGCTGGAATCACAGGGACGCAGGGCATCGGCGTCAGCACGCCGAGCGCGGCGGCCGTCGCGGCGGCGACCGTCGGGTTGGCGATCGATTTGCACATGCCGAACGGCGGGATGTTCGCGATCGGGACGTTGTCC
The genomic region above belongs to Planctomycetia bacterium and contains:
- a CDS encoding DUF4280 domain-containing protein; this encodes MPPQVAMGAMMKCSFGAVPSSLIVIPPLVLTDGPAGANIMDNVPIANIPPFGMCKSIANPTVAAATAAALGVLTPMPCVPVIPAPWAPGAPKTLLRGMPALDSASKCMCTWAGVIQITKPATTKIMVG